A window of Quercus robur chromosome 12, dhQueRobu3.1, whole genome shotgun sequence genomic DNA:
CTAAGCACAGTGCCCTCCCCTTCACACGAAAAAGCAACAGAGCAAAAGCATCTCTCTCACCTTTCTTCTCCAATCTGCCTTCTTTGTTCTTCATCATTCACCTCCAATCACGCCTACCAAGACAACGAGATCATCCAAACCAAAGGCAGCCATAGCTCAGACTGATGATGACCACTACGAGACCTTGACCATAACCCCGAGCACAGTGAGATCATCGAACGCAAGTGGGCGACAAACATGGTGAGATCGTCCAACGTAGGTGGGTGACACTTATAGGTGGCTCCCCTTCACACCTTTCTTCTCCATGTCATCGCCGGTCTGAGCAGTGGCCGAGTTTGGGTTGGACGACGTCATTGGATTGGTTGGTGTGACTGGGGTAAAGGATGAAGATTCAGCACCaaacaaaaactaacaaaacccacaaaaattaaacttaGAAATCTAAGTTTAATTCAATCAAGATCAGACCCACTTGAATTCAATCAAGATCAGctcgaaaaaaataaaaatttgggaCGGTGAAGATCAGCGCTAGGTGAGGTGGATTTCCTTTGATGGGTTCGTTGAGGTTTTTGGGATAAACAGGGCTAAAGGGGAAATTTTGGGGCTGAAgggaaaaattaaatgaaatggCTTTGGTGTTAGTGTGTTACGTGGGTATGCTAACCGGAGCCTGACATGGTGCTCAGGTAGTGAGTCctacaaaaagtaaaattttttaagttatcAGAAGTTGGAAACAAGTGTCAAACATGCCACCTTAGGAAGTTGGGGTATTTTcagtgataagtgatgagttaTTGAGTAATGATATTTCAGTGATGagtgatcattttttttcatccaaacatCCCCTTAGTCTCTGTTACCCACGTCTATTAAAAAAGAGGGGTAAATAAGTCTTTTTACAcccattttatgtctctctcctcccaaaacaagaaaaaataaaaataaaagaaaaacaagattaaaatatggtatagttttttcacaattcacaaacatgAATAACATATACCCAGaaaactaatacaaatcaaatcaaGCAAATGGAACCCAACTGGTTACATGTGAGCAATATTGTGATTCTTGAACCACAACAATAACCCAAAAATCGCTCCTCTTAATATAACTTTAATCCAGATTGCTTAGTACAGTCCCTACTTGCTACTGAGTAAAAACTCAAGAACATTGAGCCATGTTGCAATTACTCCAAccttaatttcattatttattgaCCAAAGAACAAAACATATTATAACTTTCCAGTTTCCAATAACAACAATGTcatcaacaaacaaaataacaacaaaatttgaaaagaaagagagggaaagatCTACATTACTTTAATTCACAAAGACAAAAAACATGAAATCTTAAACACGTGTGGGCGGtgtatttgtaaaataaattaatgattcTTACTTCATATTAGcttcaaataacatttttttctctGACCAGTCAAGGTTGTGCTTTCAAAAACCCATTTGGGTGTGCGTGttaagttctaaaaaaaaacccatttagtAAGCATGTGGAACTTctcaaaacaaaagtaaaaaacaaaaaaaaaaaaaaaaaaaaaagtagtaacaAAACACACATTTGTATACtcatgtaaggactcaatttgtatcGATCCCAAattggtattgggttcgaacgttaaaggcccaaacaataaatttgtagagcgtggatgtcaaagaactaggttaactccaaaagaaaaacgattaaacatcacgtttatagatggattagcACAGATATAACgatcaatttctccttgaaacaaGTTCAGTTATTTATTTCATAAGGTTTACTTCTAAGTCCTCTTTGTTTAGAAGTTCCGATCCTTTTCTCAATGCgttcttccatgttatatactgccctcttggtgtcatcttcaccacacacgtgtaaaTTGGGTTCGGGGGATCacttcttgtcccatccaacacctcctagAACCTCCaaccagcagctgtaaggctgcccCATCACTGTTCAGACATCAcatctacattaatgcggctagagagttGGTTGGGAGGCAATTAATGCGAAGACAGCTATTATTAAAGATATttatttaccttttctttcttatccttgGTCATATGTCCCACCTTCAGTGGTAATGTAGCTCTGAGGTGTGTTTGCAACAATGTGGCGTTcaggtcgtcctcggactcatattaCCGAGAaagattttgtcctcggacgaatactgaactcacctcACGTGATATCTACTCTCCGTTTCATTTGGTTACCTTTATGacctgatatgggcctcctTGAGCGGTTTTACGTCCTcagatgggccacaggcccagttaacacgattttaataatttattgattatcCGGCTCCCACAACTcacaaaacatgaaaataagcaaagtgaaaatttcaaaactaaacaacaACCCAGAACCCACGGAATCACCAAATCCGCCACAATGCAACCCACCAAAAGCGAGATCTCGGACCTTTAGTAACCAAACTCCAGATCACATGTTGATCTGTTTCCCAAACTCCTAATCTACTACTTCACTAACATGGCCACCATTTCAATATCAAACCAAGTTGATCCAACCACAGGCCCTATTTCCCAaaagtagggatggcaatggggcggggcggggcagGAGGATGGGATCTTCGTCCCCGCCCCATATGGTTGTTGCCCTTCCCCATCCCCGTCCCACCCCGAGGTGCGGGGCAAACTACCTTACCCCATCCCCACCTCTTGGGGCCCCGCCCCGCCCCTAAtacagttttatatatataaataaaatttttgctacaataatataaatcacaacaaagcaaaatgttttaaaatccaAGCATTTAAATAAACCAAGTATTTAAATAGTCTAATACGTAACCACATAATTCAAAACTGCCTAATAGCAAGTGTGGGGCCGAACATATAATGAATCACATCTAGCTTCAAACTGCCTAATACATAATGAAATCCATGTGTGCCCGAACCTACTGCCTACTAGAAGCATGAAACAAtgtgccaaaattttttttttgaaacaattgGAATATGATAAGAAACAAACCTACTGCCTACTGGAAGCACTATGTGACCAACCTTTTTTCCTTCCAACTGTGCTTCTCCAAtagttataaacaaaaataccaattttagatagaaaaaaagaaccaaaatttaaattgaaaaaaactgatttaagaaacactaaaacaaaaggaagataGTGAATGAGATGAACCTAAAAAGCAACGTCTTGGACTTGGAGTGGAGTCTggcttgaaacttgaaaaacaCATATAGACTATAAAGAAGAGGGATGGGTCAGAGGGCGGCAATAGCAGTAGggttttagaataaaaaatattttatctcatGTTTTTTACTATTGTGTTTCACTTTAAATATTAGTGATTTAGGGTTtactaaatttacaattatagtCCTTATTAgtatggggcggggcggggataaAAATACTAAACACATCCCCGCCCCGGGGTGTGGGGACAAAAtattgccccatccccgccccaccacctttgcggggcggGAAAAACCCGCACGGGGTAGGGTGGGGTGGGGCGAGTCAAAGCGGGCGAGTCAAAGCGGGAcggggcaaaattgccatccttCCCCAAAAGGTTCtccgtttttgtttttgtgaaaaTGGTGTGAAAGCTAAGGAAATATAAGATCGCTTTTTTGAAGGAATAGATTCGATTTCGGATGGAGTCTCGCATGGCTAATGATTCAATCATGGAGCAGATTGGTCACGAAACTTTCGGAGCTGCCATTTTCGTCCACTGATCTCCATGGCCAACGATTTCTCTCTTAAACCCTCTCTACTTTCTCTGATATACATTGAGCCCATGACCTTAAGCTTCGCCTCCTTCCCCCCTCACTCTTCATTCTAAACCAAATCCATACCCACGGTGGAAacatttgttttgtgtttattgTGATCTGTGAGCTCTTTCTCTCTAAGCTTAAAATGCTGAAATTTGTACACGTGGATGGGAGTGTGTTTTGGGAGAGAGAGGAGTGTTTGATctgttttgggttttatttttgataaaaaatgtgttagagtaacgtttgaaagggaggtgggttacAGAGTAGTAACGAAGGGAAACACAAGTGGGTAAAGTGTTAAAAATGAAACCATGGGTAGGGTAAGTTAAATTCAGgctaaaccacaggtgggtaatctgtaattatccctttttaTTTAGAACACATTAACCATCAAACTTGAAAATTATGCATTCAAATAAAGagttttgcttcctttttttttttctagtactTTTTAAATTAggatttcattttgttttaacaagAAACTGTCACATCacccactaattaaataaaaaggtggagattaaaactcactatcactttttattgtatatttatttaaaataacagGAAAtgtccatttaaaaaattattagggGAAAACCAAATCCTCaaataaattcttttaagtCAATGTCTCCAAGAGTAATATTAATAACAATGAATAAAGAAGTATAAAtgcttcacaagtataagtgcttgtgaagTGTGGGGGGCGAGAGTCAGAGTTCAAGTCTATAGGAGAGAACTTCACAtgcatatacacttaaattaggctagagtaaaattttatcttgtttaaaaaaaaaaaaaaaaaaacaacaacaacaacaatgaataAATAAGTTAATGACAGCAATCCTGATAGGTCGGTTGACCGTTTAACTAACTACTAATAAAATATGTTAAGAAGACGTGTACCTTGAAAGCGACCCGGAATAATTTGCATACTTCtccaagaaataaataaaagttaggaGGAATAACTTTCTAGaaactttgaaatttctaaTTAGCGTAGAAGTTTTCTTTGTAGAATGGCGTTGTAGATGGGAAGATGCTACAACCCACCTAATGCGCCAAAGTCAAACTATTGTTCTTCCTAACTTGCTCCCTCCTTTTCAATGGAATTTGATGAATGTTGTAGAAcaatattaatgtttttttatttatttatttattttttatttatatcttaTGAAAGATTGTTCATAATATAACTATTAAAGAGGAAGATTCATACCAAacatttgttttcttaaaaaaggagaatttagttttattaactttcatttcaaccttaaaattttggaatatattatatcttaaactttcaaaatgttACTTGTGGGGGTGGCATTTACAAAACGAACTAGGGAGCCCATATCGATGTATATGTTAGCCCAGTTCAAGGAAGAACTCCTCCTCAGCCAAGTAAggccaaggacaaagggaacgACCTGCCATCTAGAGTGACATTCCGGACCATTCCATGGAATAGGATAAGTACTAAGATAGAAAAGGACAAAGGAAGACATAGAAATAtttaagagaaagctgctactatTGCATTAAGTGCTCTGCAATTGAACAGAACCATACTTTTCAGCCTTTAtaaccactcccaacgactttggaGAGGGgctgatgagacaagtatcagcactaTCAATCCAATTCTACACGTGGACGGTGGAAATAGGAGggagatagtataaaatagaggaGAAGGGGAGAACAAGAGGGGGGGAAGAGAGATATTAAGAATCAACCTCCTCGGATAAAATCCGAGGACATCTCTCCCCAGTAAACCAatgttatctttctttctttatcattaagACATGATGGTCAATCGTCTGATTCGCTAAAATCCAAGTTCCCAACCcatttctctacaaattcattttattgGGTTCATTGGATCAAGACTCCATACaatttgggcttgggccccaaaaattgtgaccctacattACTGTAGGGATGAAAGACCCAGATAAGGATATTAGGCCGTGGGCCGTACCTAAGGACTTCAAAGAGCCCGAGGACAGACGAGTTTTAGTGAAGGTAAGTAAGTTATTGAGTCGAGGAAGAGGTCTAATCATAATAAACAAGTGACGTTGTCCGAGGAGTCACCCTTCCTTGGCCAACAGAGGGGAAGCCTAAAGTTCGACCACCCATCAAGTACTGGGGAATGGATAACCGTGCTTTGGAGGATAAGCTTCGGAGAGAAGTAAGTCAacatagaattaaaaaaaatctgggAAGAgaactgctaccaccgcattgaatgctctgcacctaaccaattggccgcattaatgtggaggtgatacctgaacagtgactTCTAACCTCACAACTACCCACAAAGACTTCAAGAatgtgctgatgggacaagaaTTAAGGAGATTAGTAATCTGATATACACATGGATGGCTaagatgaaagaagaaaaggggATATAAAAGGAGGAGGATTCCATTATAGGGGGGATCACTAGAAAActataaaagaaattattgtgtagccaagaatttgaatatttatataaatctGAGAGAAATATATGAGAACGTACCATTCTCGAACCTAATCGAtgagtatttttcttttcaaactgTTTGTCTTATTCATTCTTACACCAACTAGCCTAATGTAATCTATACTTTAACTCATTGAACGTTTATTAACAAGCCCACTctcaaacaaatttattattttgggttcATTGGGCCACTGTCCAAATCTCTTGGGCTGTGGATCAAaacgtgtccttacaattacaTTCAAATTTACTTGaagacaaagtttttttttttttttatttaaaaaaaaaaaaaaagttgctatCTAGTCAATCTGCAATTGTAATTTTTCTATGGTTGTAAACCATCTAATTTATTACGCAGTATAGTTGGAGGATCTTCCTTCAACTTTTGGCGATACCTTAATAATTGATATAATATCTTgaattatttgaataaaatttataatatttcacTACAAAACAGTTAtgtataaatttcaaatttcaaaataaatttaatctaAGCTAGTTGGTCACATGATGTTTAATGAGAGTTAACAAAATTTGTGACATAAGATTTAAATGAactgtattttaaaaaatagaggTTTAAATGAAGCATTTTCGAAGTTTACGGCTCAAATGAAAGTGGTATGCAATCTCAACCCAACTATAagtaattttagcattttgagaattaattttgataattttaaattttttgaaatataatttaaatatagtatgtgaataataataataatttattagaaaagtttaaatagttgaaactcaaaatttttacaaGTATAAAAAATGTAAGCGCCAGCCTTAGGTTAAGTTAGTTTTTAAACATATAGGATAGGGGTAGTTtctttaggaatttttttttccccaaaatcaATTGATTAAATTGAGTTGAAAATTTCTAAACCTCATATCTGATTGGTTAAAAATCCTTCCAATCAAACCCAACAAATACACATTCCTACCAATactattttagtaaaaaatccCGAGGAGTGCAAAGATGGTTAAAAAAAGCAAACATTGAACAACAAAAAGACTCGAAGATGTTTGGTTGAGATGATTTTGGggagaatagaaaaagaaagagagaaaaaaaagagaaaaaatgattaagagaagaggagagagagaaaattggtGGGCCCGAGTACTTTCTTCTAGAGCTCACCAAAATGCAATCTCCCCAAATTATggagaaaatagagagaaataaATAGTTGCATTCAAATTGTTGAACCATCTCTTCTCTTACAGTTGGaccttgttgttgttgttgctgtttttttttttttttagtttgatattTTTTCTGGATGTGTGATATAATTTGTGGGTTCTTATTTAGttttactcttctttttcttccttttattttttttatggtttaacTAGTcgtgatttaaaatttttttttcttttttcctagatatgatttttattttttaataagttttgattgtttgtcaattttttttaatttttttttataaagaacatAAGAGTAAATTtgttcaaatatatttttttaatcacttcactttttaatttactaatttctgTTGTCTCACTTTTCCACCTCCCACCAAACAAAGAAATCTAGGCCGTAAGGTTAAGGAAAGGAAAGTTCATAAAGCGAATCCCGGTAATTGCGTTTGCGTGTCAACAATAGTTCCTTTCCAGAACCCatgaaaaagaaagatcaaacaaagatgttttttcttttttttaaagaagaatcaAACAAAGGTGTGTTACGTATGTATAAAAACGAAAAGTCCAAACGACGGTATGGACAGTATGGTCTATAGACTAATGTGAAGCCGTAAATAACTTCAAAATCAAAGGGCGGTCGTCAACTAAACTGAAATCTGAATATCCGGTCCCATTCAAAGTACATGTTTATTTTTCACACCAAACAGAACCTATAAAAATACCAGCTCTTAGTACTAAACCACGAGTCTActaatacaattttatatatataaaaaagttctaagcatctctgtatttttgttTTAGCTCCAATGGCTTCGGTAGAGTTGGAAGAGTCTCCATCGGAGACTGTACGGAAAGTGGAAGTAAGCGGAGGAGGAGGATCGAAGACGAGCGAGAAgagtaagaagaagaagaagaagacgaagaaggagaaggagaaggacaAAAACGGTGCGTATCGTTATTATATGTCGAAGCTAGGATTTGGATGTGTGAGGCTGAGAACAGAGTATGATAAGGAAGGCAATTTTGACATGGAAGTTGTTGATGGAGATGGACAGCGTCGCAATCCTACTCACCTTGTTATAATGGTTAACGGTCTCATTGGCAGGTAAAAACTCTCAAACCTTTTATTTGCATTTGCATTTGCATTTGACTCTTATTTTTGAGtcaatataataattataatgtgATTCATTGAGACATACTTGAGAGCAAGTTTGAATAATTCATACTGTGGTGGTTTAGCTAATGAATTTTGTTAATTGTATATCTTGTTTTATTTGGTAAGAAAGAGTTAAAAGTTGATTGGCCgaaaataacaattaaaaaggACTTGTTAATTAAGGACGAAACAGAAATTATGAATTCGGATAAAATAGAACggagaaaaagaatatatatgacATACCCTGGCTAAGGCTTCATTGTTGTTATTGTATAACCTgtcctcagttttttttttttttttttttgaggggggggACTTTTATGTTGTGTCATTAGAGCATGTAGAATGATTAGATTATCGGAACTGTAACGTGCTTAggttatacttttatttttattgttttttcaaattttatatctatGCAGTGCTGAAAATTGGAGATATGCTGCAAAGCAGTTTTTGAAGAAGTATCCTGAAGATGTTATAGCTCACTGTGAGTTTCATAATCCTTTCATCTCATTTGTCTTGGATGATCGATGAATGtgtgataaaattattttcattagtGAATAGTGATGTTCATGGTAATGAGTTCATTAGCTTAAAGTGAATAGTAGTTGGAACCATCACTTGGCTGATTTAATCCATCACCTGTGTTTTAGTAACTTACACAccattatatgtgtgtgtgagtgtgtgttcCTTGAGTAGATTCCCAAATTCAGTATTTTGTGGCTTTTACATATTTGAAGATTATCTGTTTTTATGCCCGCTTTAATTCTATGTTACACACGACTTTGTCCATCTAATCTGGTGTTTCATTTCCAGGTTGATGACCTTAAGCCAAACAaatttgtgtttaaaaaaacgacaaatgaaaaaagttttcaaGTTATAACGAGAATGGAGGGCAAGAACTTTGAGGGAATTAAGTATCTAATCATAACTGTATGGTACATGGAGGACCATCCATATTAAGACGCTTATGCTGGAATTATCTTATTTACTAGGCATGTCTGGATATTTTATCTTTAGTCTGTCGGTGATGGTCACTTGTCTGTCTTCTCTCATTGGAAGTAGTTTCTCCTCTGTTTCGGGTTGACTTTCATAACATGTTAATAGAATTTAAACTGGGGATAGCTCATTACACTACTCAATTACGTTTTTGAGGACTTAGTAATTTTCTGTCTTTGGTGGGCTTCAATAAATATGAAGGCACTCATATATGTCGATTGGCTATTGTCTGACTGCCTAGTTTGATGTTCTTTCCTTCCATTATAAAATGAATTGAGTATGCTTAACATTGAATGCAGGCAGTGAATGTAATCCTTCAAAGTTGACATTCGATGGTGTTGATAATATGGGAGATAGATTAGCAGAAGAGGTGCGTTATGGTTTGGCTATTCAGACAACCAACTTTCTTTGTTCCCTTAATGTAACTGAGATTGCTCTTTACTAATTTTCTGTCAGAACCAAATCTTGGTGTGTAATGCGGTTTCCTCTGTTTCTTTGTAGTTCAGATGTGTATGTCCAACATCTTTTATGTTTGAAAGCACTACCTTGAATATGAAGTTGCTGCACCAATCTAAGGATTTAAATTGAACactgtttgtttatttttgtttttgttttttccagGTTATATCAGTTATAGAACGTCACCCAGGAGTTCAGAAGATTTCATTTGTAGGTCATTCATTGGGTGGCCTGGTAACAAGGTATGTGATTGCCAAGCTTTATGGACGAGATGTCAGGAGGGAATTTGCACAGGAAAATGGAGAGTGTAGGAGTGATGGATCTAAGAATCCATGCCCAGAGGAGAAATTCAAAGGCAAAATTGCTGGACTGGAGCCGATGAATTTTATAACCTTTGCAACACCTCACCTTGGTTCAAGAGGGCATAAACAGGTGATTCATGACGCTCATTCTCAGTTGTATTATTACTATGAAGATTTCATTTTAGATATCAGATGTTTTCTCTTTGGTCCCATGATATCTAAAATATGCTAATTCTTATgagatgttttttatttatttaaaataccTGGCTCTTGAGAGGGTTTTCCTTTCAGCAACATATATTGAACTTCAAATGAACTAATTGGAAcagtttttgttgtttcttactttggaatttattttcaattgtgagGGCAGACTATCATCTTGATTTTTAGAGATAGGTATTGTCATATTGATGATTAAAAAGGCATTTGATAATGCGGCAAACTAATAATTGTTTCATGTCTACTGTGCTTACATTATATGTATGGCTCCATGTCAATAAAGTTTCTGGATCTTGGTGGATTTTATTTTCAGGTTCCTGCGTTTTGTGGCTTTTATACCATGGAAAAAGTAGCATCCCGGGCATCTTGGTTGCTTGGTAGAACTGGAAAACATCTATTTTTAGCTGATAAAGATAATGGAAaacctccccttcttcttcGGATGGCTAATGATTGTGAAGATCTTAAATTTATGTGAGTTCTTGTGCAACATGAGTGTCTACTATCAGCACAAATGATTTCAACAAGTCATC
This region includes:
- the LOC126708027 gene encoding uncharacterized protein LOC126708027 isoform X2, which produces MASVELEESPSETVRKVEVSGGGGSKTSEKSKKKKKKTKKEKEKDKNGAYRYYMSKLGFGCVRLRTEYDKEGNFDMEVVDGDGQRRNPTHLVIMVNGLIGSAENWRYAAKQFLKKYPEDVIAHCSECNPSKLTFDGVDNMGDRLAEEVISVIERHPGVQKISFVGHSLGGLVTRYVIAKLYGRDVRREFAQENGECRSDGSKNPCPEEKFKGKIAGLEPMNFITFATPHLGSRGHKQVPAFCGFYTMEKVASRASWLLGRTGKHLFLADKDNGKPPLLLRMANDCEDLKFISALQSFKRRVTYANIRYDHLVGWSTSSLRRRDELPKLRHLSKDDKYRHIVNVETAETSSRQQEVLSEAKAKNIDLEEEMLRGLTKMTWERIDVNFSGTKQRYLAHSTIQILCISTFLLSLLLVWVKNYCINFAGADVVHHMIDNILL
- the LOC126708027 gene encoding uncharacterized protein LOC126708027 isoform X1; the encoded protein is MASVELEESPSETVRKVEVSGGGGSKTSEKSKKKKKKTKKEKEKDKNGAYRYYMSKLGFGCVRLRTEYDKEGNFDMEVVDGDGQRRNPTHLVIMVNGLIGSAENWRYAAKQFLKKYPEDVIAHCSECNPSKLTFDGVDNMGDRLAEEVISVIERHPGVQKISFVGHSLGGLVTRYVIAKLYGRDVRREFAQENGECRSDGSKNPCPEEKFKGKIAGLEPMNFITFATPHLGSRGHKQVPAFCGFYTMEKVASRASWLLGRTGKHLFLADKDNGKPPLLLRMANDCEDLKFISALQSFKRRVTYANIRYDHLVGWSTSSLRRRDELPKLRHLSKDDKYRHIVNVETAETSSRQQEVLSEAKAKNIDLEEEMLRGLTKMTWERIDVNFSGTKQRYLAHSTIQVNRYCINSAGADVVHHMIDNFSYNSCQLVINIVPIWGYGLIGKGERI
- the LOC126708027 gene encoding putative lipase ROG1 isoform X3; translation: MASVELEESPSETVRKVEVSGGGGSKTSEKSKKKKKKTKKEKEKDKNGAYRYYMSKLGFGCVRLRTEYDKEGNFDMEVVDGDGQRRNPTHLVIMVNGLIGSAENWRYAAKQFLKKYPEDVIAHCSECNPSKLTFDGVDNMGDRLAEEVISVIERHPGVQKISFVGHSLGGLVTRYVIAKLYGRDVRREFAQENGECRSDGSKNPCPEEKFKGKIAGLEPMNFITFATPHLGSRGHKQVPAFCGFYTMEKVASRASWLLGRTGKHLFLADKDNGKPPLLLRMANDCEDLKFISALQSFKRRVTYANIRYDHLVGWSTSSLRRRDELPKLRHLSKDDKYRHIVNVETAETSSRQQEVLSEAKAKNIDLEEEMLRGLTKMTWERIDVNFSGTKQRYLAHSTIQVKNYCINFAGADVVHHMIDNILL